One genomic segment of Vicingaceae bacterium includes these proteins:
- the sprA gene encoding cell surface protein SprA produces the protein MNSRGIYHITYLGNLLLFLSVFTFFKNTGAFASVIKLPADSPQVDLPYPFKPDQWGGIYLNQPSNIKTEIIYNPETGTYEYQQKIGNQYYRYPTYFNFEEYLKYDWEKRMQAYWKEKKESESINEKNTQPFAPSIKVENEAFDRIFGGDKIELRPTGIAELSFGLNTSRRENPALPVRQRKVTTFDFNEKIQINLIGQIGDKLKISTSYNTEATFDFENQMKIEYTGYEDEIIQKIEAGNVSLPTKGSLITGSQTLFGIKTALKFGRLTVTTVLSQERGEKKEIEISGGAQVQTFEKSASDYEYNKHFFLSQFFRDQYEQALATPPLVNSRINVTRVEVWVTNVNRSTENTRNIIAFQDLGEGNPAKIHRTDLIADNNPNEFHADNNANNLYYNISQGYANAQDIRGFYNAIPALNNLGYNNGIDYEVYENARMLSPTEYQLNPQLGYISLSSQLGDDDILAVAYQYTYNGKTYQVGEFSTDGITGKNAIYLKLLKSTVLNTKIPMWDLMMKNVYAIGAYNVNPSNFQLDIWYLNPSTGYNIPFLPEGSLKGQPLIMVTNLDRLDQVNTPGPDGNFDFIPGVTINPQTGRIYFPVLEPFGKTIRQKHSAGEQALADKFAFDSLYTTTQLLAKLDAVHNRYTIKGKYTSSTSSEISLNAMNVPQGSVVVTAGGTKLTENVDYTVDYNLGRVKIINQGILESGQTIKVSLESNAMFAIQTKNFIGSRFDYKVNKDFYLGGTIINLTERPLTQKINIGYEPISNTIVGVDGNYTKEVPLLTRLADMLPFYSTKEKSTVTVQGEAAYLIPGNSRIITKEGVAYIDDFEGSQTTIDLTQAIRWKLASVPQNQPDLWPEGNLFNDLNAGKNRALLAWYQIDPLFWQNDSRTPEHIKADKDMQSNHYMRKVDQTEVFPNRSLSNNVITNIQTLDLAFYPDERGPYNFDALPTPFSAGVDPNTGKLVNPASRWGGIMRDIQTTDFESSNIQYIQFWLMDPFDPEDGDPNHPGGDFYIHLGSISEDILPDGRKSFENGFPTSPVVTNVDTTAWGRVPTTQTLVYAFDNDPQTRKYQDVGLDGLNDTEEQSFFQNFINNLTPAALQALNGDIASDNYHYYRGSDYDQAKLNILERYKRFNGLQGNSPTDEDSPESYPTSSTVQPDVEDINIDNNQDKKENYYQYRVRITPQDLQPQNVGKNYIISHIVGEAQTPNGTRKVNWYQFRIPIFKPEKTVGNIYDFKSIRYIRLITKGFSKPVVMRFATFELVRADWRPYQYSLQSDGEYIQNDEDDTEFSIGALNIEENADRYPIPYVIPPGIQRQITRSANAANLIQMNEQALTLRACNLKDGDARAAFKNVTVDIRRYKRLKMFTHLESLISNEILNDNEISVFIRLGTDFEDNYYEYEVPLRATPWGKTIDTDIWPEYNNMDLELQKLINAKLERNLKLLDPNSGVSIHQPYTVIDYDDNHKKNNYIRVKGNPNLANVKTIIIGVRNRRKAGDNLNDNGQPKCIEVWVNELRLTDFDNNGGWATTARVNANIADLGTVSLSGMMSTPGWGSLDKKLNERQQETKQRYDLSTNVDLGKFLPENWNVKVPFFYGVSEEVIRPRFNPLDPDVEFNKFLSDAETPQSVKDSVKRRVETYQKIRSFNFTNVHKEKGKNSNKSHFYDIENFSLNYAYSENFMRDINTEYDFKKNYRGGIAYSYSTKAKNYKPFEKIEIVKKSKWLKPIKEFNFYLIPKQFGFTTTFDRSYQERERRNNTGFDVQMPAFYQKSFYWQRSYNLTHDFTKSLKFKFDAQANSVIGEPQGRVNKDYKEEYQQWKDSVYNSIQNLGIITQYRHNLSLDYTLPINKFHGLDFINANVRYNGNYDWKRAPINADSLGHTIQNSNQQQLNVQLNLNTLYNKWKFLEDIKNSRPKPPQPPKPPANKNDTAKKEKKKPEWKGAKFVINVLTSVENFSVSYSEDRGTMLPGWGRSTQIIGMDPSFQAPGLAFVSGWQDPQFAQTAANNQWLVDRGALMYTYNRTMSKNLDFRASAKPLKALRIDLNANRRYGENYTHQFFWDDQTNPANPGYNFSTPPNYTGNFSMTFIAINTAFVKDDKKNGYNSQVFQDFLKYRSIISQRLGSSHSQSYPLGDYYAGYGPTQQEVMIYAFRSAYGGKDPNNALLDNFPAIPLPNWRVNYSGLTQYPFFRKYFRSFSINHAYRSSYNINSFTANLLYTENGNGEPVTTDANNNFVNKFQIQTVSISEQFSPLAGFDATLQNSLILKVEYKKDRNISLSLNNNQITEIKGQEFVIGTGYKFKNLKLPFKTAKPIVSDFDLRADFSIRSNNNLIRQIVDEITQITGGQRVFTIKITGDYKLSDKLTLRLYYDKVSTTPFISTTFPTGNTNFGFALRFMLNQ, from the coding sequence CGGTGCATTTGCTTCTGTCATCAAACTTCCTGCAGATAGTCCGCAAGTGGACTTGCCTTATCCATTCAAACCCGACCAATGGGGTGGGATTTATTTAAACCAACCTTCTAATATCAAAACAGAGATCATTTATAATCCTGAAACAGGCACTTATGAATATCAACAAAAAATTGGCAATCAATATTATCGGTATCCAACTTATTTCAATTTCGAAGAATATCTCAAATATGACTGGGAAAAAAGGATGCAGGCCTATTGGAAGGAGAAAAAAGAAAGTGAAAGTATCAATGAAAAAAATACACAACCGTTTGCACCATCCATAAAAGTTGAAAATGAAGCATTCGACAGAATATTTGGAGGCGACAAAATAGAATTAAGACCTACGGGAATTGCTGAACTTTCTTTCGGTTTGAACACCTCCCGAAGGGAAAATCCAGCTTTGCCGGTAAGACAAAGAAAAGTTACCACTTTTGACTTTAATGAAAAAATTCAAATAAACCTTATCGGTCAAATTGGGGACAAACTTAAAATTTCTACCAGTTATAATACCGAAGCCACTTTTGATTTTGAAAACCAAATGAAAATAGAATATACGGGTTATGAAGATGAAATCATACAAAAGATTGAGGCCGGAAACGTGTCTTTACCTACGAAAGGTTCTTTAATCACAGGAAGTCAAACATTGTTTGGTATTAAAACAGCATTAAAATTTGGCAGATTGACCGTAACCACTGTTTTATCTCAAGAGAGAGGCGAAAAAAAAGAAATTGAGATTTCCGGGGGAGCTCAGGTGCAGACCTTCGAAAAATCCGCTTCCGATTACGAATACAACAAACATTTTTTCTTGTCGCAATTTTTCAGGGATCAATATGAGCAGGCATTGGCAACACCTCCATTGGTAAACTCAAGAATCAATGTTACGCGTGTTGAAGTTTGGGTGACAAATGTCAATCGATCTACCGAAAATACAAGAAATATTATTGCTTTTCAAGATTTGGGGGAGGGAAATCCTGCTAAAATTCACCGAACAGATTTAATAGCAGATAATAATCCCAATGAATTTCATGCCGACAATAATGCAAATAATTTGTATTATAACATCTCCCAAGGGTATGCCAATGCCCAGGATATCAGAGGATTTTACAATGCCATTCCGGCTTTGAATAACTTGGGCTATAATAACGGCATCGATTATGAAGTTTACGAAAATGCAAGGATGTTATCCCCAACAGAATATCAACTTAATCCCCAATTAGGGTATATCTCATTAAGTTCACAGCTGGGAGACGACGATATTTTGGCTGTGGCTTACCAGTATACATATAATGGGAAAACCTATCAAGTAGGTGAATTTTCCACTGACGGTATTACCGGAAAAAATGCCATTTACTTAAAACTGCTGAAAAGTACGGTATTGAATACAAAGATTCCCATGTGGGACTTAATGATGAAAAACGTATATGCGATTGGTGCCTATAATGTTAATCCTTCGAATTTTCAACTCGATATTTGGTATTTAAATCCTTCAACGGGATATAACATCCCGTTTTTACCCGAAGGATCATTAAAAGGACAGCCACTGATCATGGTAACCAATCTTGACCGGCTGGATCAGGTAAATACACCCGGACCTGACGGAAATTTTGATTTTATTCCCGGAGTTACCATCAATCCCCAAACCGGTAGAATCTACTTCCCTGTATTGGAACCATTCGGTAAAACCATTCGTCAAAAACATAGTGCCGGAGAACAGGCCTTGGCCGACAAATTTGCTTTCGATTCTTTGTATACCACAACACAATTGCTAGCAAAATTAGATGCCGTACATAACCGATATACCATCAAAGGTAAATATACATCGTCTACCAGTTCGGAAATATCGTTAAATGCCATGAATGTGCCACAAGGATCGGTTGTAGTTACGGCCGGAGGGACCAAATTGACGGAAAATGTCGATTATACCGTTGACTATAATTTGGGTCGTGTAAAAATTATCAATCAAGGCATATTGGAGTCGGGACAAACCATTAAGGTTTCACTAGAAAGTAATGCTATGTTTGCCATTCAAACCAAAAATTTTATTGGCTCAAGGTTTGATTATAAAGTAAACAAAGATTTCTATTTGGGAGGTACGATTATTAACCTTACCGAACGTCCGTTGACACAAAAGATCAATATTGGCTATGAGCCCATCTCCAATACCATCGTTGGTGTAGACGGGAATTATACCAAGGAAGTGCCTTTATTGACAAGGTTGGCAGACATGCTTCCTTTTTATTCCACCAAAGAAAAATCAACAGTTACTGTTCAGGGAGAGGCCGCTTATCTTATTCCGGGAAATTCAAGAATTATCACCAAAGAAGGGGTTGCTTACATTGATGATTTTGAAGGTAGTCAAACAACCATTGATCTTACCCAGGCAATAAGGTGGAAGCTTGCTTCTGTGCCTCAAAACCAACCGGATTTGTGGCCGGAAGGAAATTTGTTTAACGATTTGAATGCCGGGAAAAATCGGGCATTGTTGGCTTGGTATCAAATTGACCCTCTGTTTTGGCAAAACGACAGCCGTACTCCGGAACATATTAAAGCTGACAAAGACATGCAATCCAACCACTATATGCGAAAAGTGGATCAAACTGAAGTGTTTCCCAACCGATCTTTAAGCAACAATGTGATAACAAATATTCAAACGCTTGATTTGGCGTTTTATCCTGATGAACGTGGTCCATATAATTTTGATGCGTTGCCTACACCTTTTTCTGCAGGTGTAGACCCCAATACCGGCAAATTGGTAAATCCTGCATCGCGTTGGGGCGGTATCATGCGGGATATTCAAACTACAGATTTTGAATCATCCAATATCCAATACATTCAATTTTGGTTAATGGACCCTTTTGATCCTGAAGATGGAGATCCCAATCATCCCGGAGGAGATTTTTACATTCATTTGGGAAGTATTTCCGAGGATATATTGCCTGACGGTCGCAAAAGTTTTGAGAACGGATTTCCGACCAGCCCGGTAGTGACAAATGTAGATACAACTGCCTGGGGGCGTGTGCCCACGACTCAGACACTTGTTTATGCTTTTGACAATGATCCTCAAACACGCAAATATCAAGATGTAGGATTGGATGGTTTAAATGATACAGAAGAACAAAGTTTCTTTCAGAATTTTATCAACAATCTTACACCTGCTGCATTACAAGCCCTCAATGGAGATATTGCATCAGATAATTATCACTACTACAGAGGGTCTGATTATGATCAGGCCAAGTTGAACATACTTGAGCGATACAAAAGATTTAACGGATTACAAGGAAACTCTCCAACCGATGAGGATTCTCCCGAGAGCTATCCTACTTCATCGACTGTGCAACCGGACGTTGAAGATATCAATATAGACAACAATCAAGACAAAAAAGAAAATTATTATCAATACCGGGTAAGAATTACGCCCCAGGATTTGCAACCCCAAAATGTAGGGAAAAATTACATAATCAGCCATATCGTCGGTGAAGCCCAAACGCCAAACGGCACAAGAAAGGTTAATTGGTATCAATTCAGAATCCCTATATTCAAACCCGAGAAAACGGTCGGAAATATCTATGATTTTAAATCTATACGATACATCCGGTTGATTACAAAAGGTTTCAGCAAACCGGTTGTGATGCGTTTTGCCACTTTTGAATTGGTCAGAGCTGATTGGAGACCTTATCAATATTCACTTCAATCGGATGGCGAATACATACAAAATGATGAAGATGACACCGAGTTTAGTATTGGGGCCTTAAATATCGAAGAAAATGCCGACAGGTACCCTATTCCATACGTTATCCCTCCGGGTATTCAAAGACAAATCACACGATCTGCCAATGCAGCCAATTTGATTCAAATGAACGAACAAGCTCTCACGTTAAGAGCATGCAATCTTAAAGATGGCGATGCAAGGGCTGCGTTTAAAAATGTTACTGTTGATATTAGACGTTACAAAAGATTGAAAATGTTTACCCACCTCGAATCTTTAATCAGTAATGAAATTTTAAATGATAATGAAATATCGGTATTTATTCGTTTAGGTACAGATTTCGAAGATAATTACTATGAATACGAAGTTCCACTGAGAGCAACTCCATGGGGTAAAACCATCGATACAGATATTTGGCCGGAATATAACAACATGGATCTTGAACTTCAAAAGTTGATCAATGCAAAATTGGAAAGAAATTTGAAGCTACTCGACCCAAACTCGGGTGTCAGCATACATCAGCCATATACGGTTATTGATTATGATGATAATCATAAAAAAAATAATTATATTCGTGTAAAAGGAAACCCAAACCTGGCCAATGTTAAAACAATCATAATCGGTGTCAGAAACCGCAGGAAAGCCGGAGATAATTTGAATGACAACGGACAGCCTAAGTGTATTGAAGTTTGGGTGAATGAGCTTAGGTTGACTGATTTTGACAACAATGGCGGTTGGGCCACTACGGCTCGTGTCAATGCCAATATAGCCGATCTCGGTACAGTTTCACTTTCCGGCATGATGAGTACTCCCGGTTGGGGTAGTTTGGATAAAAAACTTAATGAAAGACAACAAGAAACAAAACAACGCTACGATCTATCTACCAATGTGGATCTGGGAAAATTCCTACCTGAAAATTGGAATGTCAAAGTGCCGTTTTTTTATGGAGTTTCCGAAGAAGTAATACGTCCCAGATTTAATCCATTAGATCCTGATGTTGAATTTAACAAATTTTTGTCGGATGCAGAAACCCCACAAAGTGTGAAAGATTCGGTTAAACGAAGAGTGGAGACATACCAAAAAATCAGAAGTTTTAACTTTACCAATGTACATAAAGAAAAAGGCAAGAACAGCAATAAATCTCATTTCTACGACATAGAAAATTTCTCCTTGAATTATGCTTACAGCGAAAACTTTATGCGTGATATAAACACTGAATATGATTTCAAGAAAAATTACAGAGGAGGCATAGCTTATAGTTATTCAACCAAAGCAAAAAATTACAAACCGTTTGAGAAAATTGAGATTGTCAAAAAAAGCAAATGGCTCAAACCCATCAAAGAATTTAATTTTTATTTGATTCCAAAACAATTTGGTTTTACCACCACTTTTGATCGTAGTTATCAAGAAAGAGAAAGAAGAAATAACACGGGTTTTGATGTGCAAATGCCGGCATTTTATCAAAAAAGCTTTTATTGGCAAAGGTCTTATAATCTTACACACGACTTTACAAAATCGTTGAAATTTAAGTTTGATGCACAAGCCAACTCGGTTATTGGCGAGCCTCAGGGACGAGTGAATAAGGACTATAAGGAAGAATACCAACAATGGAAAGATTCTGTGTATAACAGCATTCAAAATCTTGGTATTATTACTCAATACCGTCATAATTTGTCTCTTGATTATACGCTTCCTATCAATAAGTTTCATGGCTTGGATTTTATCAATGCCAATGTGCGGTACAACGGAAATTATGATTGGAAAAGAGCCCCCATCAATGCCGATAGTTTGGGGCATACAATACAAAACTCCAATCAACAACAGTTAAATGTTCAATTAAATTTAAATACTTTATATAACAAATGGAAATTTTTAGAAGATATCAAAAACTCACGTCCTAAACCACCCCAACCACCCAAGCCACCTGCCAATAAGAATGACACCGCCAAAAAAGAAAAGAAAAAGCCCGAATGGAAAGGGGCAAAATTTGTAATCAATGTACTGACATCGGTAGAAAATTTTTCGGTTAGTTATAGTGAAGACAGAGGCACAATGCTGCCGGGTTGGGGTAGAAGCACACAAATCATAGGAATGGATCCTTCTTTTCAGGCCCCCGGGCTGGCATTTGTTTCGGGTTGGCAGGACCCTCAATTTGCACAAACTGCAGCCAATAACCAATGGTTGGTTGATCGGGGTGCGTTGATGTATACATACAACCGGACCATGTCGAAAAATCTTGATTTTAGAGCGTCGGCCAAACCATTGAAAGCCCTCAGAATAGATTTGAACGCCAACAGAAGGTATGGAGAAAACTACACACATCAATTTTTTTGGGATGATCAGACCAACCCGGCCAACCCGGGATATAATTTCAGCACGCCACCAAACTATACGGGAAATTTTAGTATGACTTTCATAGCTATCAATACGGCATTTGTAAAAGATGACAAGAAAAACGGATATAATTCGCAAGTGTTCCAAGATTTCTTAAAATACCGTTCAATCATTTCACAAAGATTAGGTAGCAGTCATAGCCAATCTTATCCTTTGGGCGACTATTATGCCGGATATGGTCCTACACAACAGGAAGTAATGATTTATGCATTCAGGTCGGCTTATGGAGGGAAGGATCCCAATAATGCTTTACTCGACAACTTCCCTGCAATCCCTCTACCAAACTGGAGAGTAAATTATTCGGGACTTACACAATATCCATTCTTCAGGAAATATTTCAGGAGTTTTAGCATAAATCACGCATATCGCAGCAGTTACAATATCAACTCTTTTACTGCCAATCTATTGTATACAGAAAATGGAAATGGAGAACCGGTGACCACAGATGCAAATAATAATTTTGTCAACAAATTTCAAATTCAAACCGTAAGCATATCCGAACAATTTTCTCCGCTTGCCGGCTTTGATGCTACGCTTCAAAACAGTTTAATTCTTAAAGTTGAGTATAAAAAAGACAGAAACATATCATTGTCGTTAAACAATAATCAAATTACCGAGATCAAAGGACAGGAATTTGTCATCGGAACAGGTTATAAGTTCAAGAATTTGAAGTTGCCATTCAAAACAGCCAAACCTATTGTGAGCGATTTTGATTTAAGGGCAGATTTTTCTATAAGATCAAACAATAACCTAATTCGCCAAATTGTAGATGAAATAACCCAAATTACCGGTGGTCAGAGAGTATTTACCATTAAAATTACAGGAGATTATAAATTAAGCGACAAATTGACACTACGTTTATATTACGATAAAGTAAGCACTACCCCTTTCATATCTACAA